One genomic segment of Lysobacter sp. 5GHs7-4 includes these proteins:
- a CDS encoding M3 family metallopeptidase, translated as MKHPLALALAVALSVTAPTYAASPAKKADTAVSAQTANPFYAESPLPLQYPQFDKIKDSDFAPAFDRGMADQIKEVEAIANNADAPTFDNTIIAMEQSGRILGRATSAFFNLVGTDTNPTREKLQAQYAPKLSAHRDAIALNPKLFARVKKLYETRDSLGLDAQGVRLIERYYTDFVRGGANLSEADKAKLKAMNAELAGLATKFSQNVLGEVNASAITVDTKEELAGLSDERIAAAAEAAKTRKLDGKYVLTLLNTTGQPPETDLDNRALREKLYRASVARGSRGNEFDNTAIVAQVVKLRAERAKMMGYPNYAAFVLEDETAKTPQAVNAMLGQLAPAAVANAKREAADLQAMIDKEQAAKGQPSFKLEPWDWAYYAEKVRQEKYAFDEAQLKPYFEMNNVLENGVFYAAGQLYGLKFKRRTDLPLYHPDTAVYDVFDANGKQLAIFIADMYARDSKRGGAWMNSYVDQSQLYGTLPVVANHLNIPKPPAGKPTLMTWDEVTTMFHEFGHALHGMFSNVKYPYFSGTNVPRDFVEFPSQVNEMWADWPSILANYAKHYQTGAPMPKELLDKVLAASKFNQGFTTTEYLGAAMLDQNWHQIGSPDQVPAAKDVMAFEAAALQKDGVSYAPVPPRYKTPYFSHIMGGYAAGYYAYIWSEVLDANTVKWIKEHGGLTRENGDRFRATLLSQGGSKDALQLFRDFSGHEPQIQPLLERRGLTAPATGEVKTGQ; from the coding sequence ATGAAGCACCCCCTCGCCCTGGCGCTGGCCGTGGCTTTGAGCGTCACCGCCCCCACGTATGCCGCGTCCCCCGCCAAGAAGGCCGACACCGCCGTGAGCGCGCAAACCGCCAACCCGTTCTACGCCGAAAGCCCGCTGCCGCTGCAGTACCCGCAGTTCGACAAGATCAAGGACAGCGACTTCGCGCCGGCCTTCGATCGCGGCATGGCCGACCAGATCAAGGAAGTCGAGGCGATCGCCAACAACGCCGACGCCCCGACCTTCGACAACACCATCATCGCGATGGAGCAGTCCGGCCGCATCCTCGGCCGTGCCACCTCGGCGTTCTTCAACCTCGTCGGCACCGACACCAACCCGACCCGCGAGAAGCTGCAGGCGCAGTACGCGCCCAAGCTGTCGGCGCACCGCGACGCGATCGCGCTGAATCCTAAGCTGTTCGCGCGCGTCAAGAAGCTGTACGAAACCCGCGACTCGCTGGGCCTGGACGCGCAGGGCGTGCGCCTGATCGAGCGCTACTACACCGACTTCGTGCGCGGCGGCGCCAACCTGTCCGAGGCCGACAAGGCCAAGCTCAAGGCGATGAACGCCGAGCTCGCCGGCCTGGCGACCAAGTTCAGCCAGAACGTGCTGGGCGAGGTCAACGCCTCGGCGATCACCGTCGACACCAAGGAAGAGCTGGCCGGCCTGTCCGACGAGCGCATCGCCGCCGCGGCCGAAGCGGCCAAGACGCGCAAGCTCGACGGCAAGTACGTGCTGACCCTGCTCAACACCACCGGCCAGCCGCCGGAAACCGACCTCGACAACCGCGCCCTGCGCGAGAAGCTGTACCGCGCCTCGGTCGCGCGCGGCAGCCGCGGCAACGAGTTCGACAACACCGCCATCGTCGCCCAGGTCGTCAAGCTGCGCGCCGAGCGCGCCAAAATGATGGGCTACCCGAACTACGCCGCGTTCGTGCTCGAGGACGAGACCGCCAAGACCCCGCAGGCGGTCAACGCCATGCTCGGCCAGCTCGCCCCGGCCGCGGTCGCCAACGCCAAGCGCGAGGCCGCCGACCTGCAGGCGATGATCGACAAGGAACAGGCCGCCAAGGGCCAGCCCTCGTTCAAGCTCGAGCCCTGGGACTGGGCCTACTACGCCGAGAAGGTGCGCCAGGAGAAGTACGCGTTCGACGAAGCGCAGCTCAAGCCGTACTTCGAGATGAACAACGTGCTCGAAAACGGCGTGTTCTACGCCGCCGGCCAGCTCTACGGCCTGAAGTTCAAGCGCCGCACCGACCTGCCGCTGTACCACCCCGACACCGCCGTGTACGACGTGTTCGACGCCAACGGCAAGCAGCTGGCGATCTTCATCGCCGACATGTACGCGCGCGACAGCAAGCGCGGCGGCGCCTGGATGAACTCCTACGTGGACCAGTCGCAGCTGTACGGCACGCTGCCGGTGGTGGCCAACCACCTCAACATCCCCAAGCCGCCGGCCGGCAAGCCGACGCTGATGACCTGGGACGAGGTCACCACGATGTTCCACGAGTTCGGCCATGCCCTGCACGGCATGTTCTCGAACGTGAAGTACCCCTACTTCTCCGGCACCAACGTGCCGCGCGACTTCGTCGAGTTCCCGTCGCAGGTCAACGAGATGTGGGCCGACTGGCCGTCGATCCTGGCCAACTACGCCAAGCACTACCAGACCGGCGCGCCGATGCCGAAGGAACTGCTGGACAAGGTGCTGGCGGCGTCCAAGTTCAACCAGGGCTTCACCACCACCGAGTACCTCGGCGCGGCCATGCTGGACCAGAACTGGCACCAGATCGGCAGCCCGGACCAGGTGCCGGCGGCGAAGGACGTGATGGCCTTCGAGGCCGCCGCGCTGCAGAAGGACGGCGTCAGCTACGCGCCGGTCCCGCCGCGCTACAAGACCCCGTACTTCAGCCACATCATGGGCGGCTACGCGGCCGGCTACTACGCCTACATCTGGTCGGAAGTGCTGGACGCGAACACCGTCAAGTGGATCAAGGAGCACGGCGGCCTGACCCGCGAGAACGGCGACCGCTTCCGCGCCACCCTGCTGTCGCAGGGCGGCAGCAAGGACGCGCTGCAGCTGTTCCGCGACTTCTCCGGCCACGAGCCGCAGATCCAGCCGCTGCTGGAGCGCCGCGGCCTGACCGCGCCGGCGACCGGCGAGGTCAAGACCGGCCAGTAA
- a CDS encoding NAD-dependent protein deacetylase, translating to MTVLPDRHDPLAAAQTLRDWLASHRRVFVLTGAGISTASGIPHYRGEDGQWQRKPPVTYQAFVGEAATRARYWARSFVGWPWFARALPNAGHAALSRWQARGGLSRLLTQNVDGLHQRAGSTEVIDLHGRLDEAVCLDCGARRSRAALQEELAANNPDWTALSARSAPDGDADLEGVRFEDFVPPRCEVCAGLLKPDVVFFGENVPRARVAAAHEALQASDAMLVVGSSLMVYSGYRFARAAREAGLPLALLNRGVTRADDIATLKLETDCAATLEAALGA from the coding sequence ATGACCGTCCTCCCCGACCGCCACGATCCGCTCGCCGCGGCGCAGACCCTGCGCGATTGGCTGGCCTCGCATCGGCGCGTGTTCGTGCTGACCGGCGCCGGCATCAGCACCGCCTCGGGCATCCCGCATTACCGCGGCGAGGACGGGCAGTGGCAACGCAAGCCGCCGGTCACCTACCAGGCTTTCGTCGGCGAGGCCGCCACGCGGGCGCGCTACTGGGCGCGCAGCTTCGTCGGCTGGCCCTGGTTCGCGCGCGCCCTACCCAACGCCGGACACGCCGCGCTGTCGCGCTGGCAGGCGCGCGGCGGACTGAGCCGTCTGCTGACCCAGAACGTCGACGGCCTGCACCAGCGCGCGGGCAGCACCGAGGTCATCGATCTGCACGGGCGCCTGGACGAGGCGGTCTGCCTGGATTGCGGCGCGCGTCGCTCGCGCGCGGCGCTGCAGGAGGAGCTGGCCGCGAACAATCCGGACTGGACCGCGCTGAGCGCACGCAGCGCACCCGACGGCGACGCCGATCTGGAGGGCGTGCGCTTCGAGGACTTCGTGCCGCCGCGCTGCGAGGTTTGCGCCGGCCTGCTCAAGCCCGACGTGGTGTTCTTCGGCGAGAACGTGCCGCGCGCGCGCGTGGCCGCCGCGCACGAAGCGCTGCAGGCGTCGGACGCGATGTTGGTCGTGGGTTCGTCGCTGATGGTGTATTCCGGCTACCGCTTCGCGCGCGCGGCGCGCGAGGCCGGCCTGCCGCTGGCCCTGCTCAACCGCGGCGTCACCCGCGCCGACGATATCGCGACGCTGAAGCTGGAAACGGACTGCGCGGCGACGTTGGAGGCGGCGTTAGGGGCGTGA